The nucleotide sequence CTGTTGACTTGTTAAAGGTGGATGCTTTTTCATCTGTTGGTTGTAGCGGAGCTCAACAATCAAGTACAACAGTGACTTCTATGATGTAAGAATAAGCAACATGCGACAAGATTCATCTATTGCAAAATGAGCCCTTTTTAAGTAAAATTAGTACCAAGTCTTAATATTTGATTATATGCTAATAGAGCAGTTGAAAGAAGGGGTCCTGATGAACGCAGGAATTATTGGAATGGGCCAATTTGTGCCTGAAAAAGAATTAACAAACTTTGACTTGGAAAAGATGATGGATACATCAGATGAGTGGATAAGAACAAGAACAGGAATCGAATCACGAAGAATTGCAGGGGACGAGACGGATACATCTGACATGGCCGTAAAAGCGGCGCAACAAGCTGTTGAAAATGCAGGGATTTCTCCTGAAGAGATCGATTTAATTATCGTGGCAACCGTCACTCCTGACTATCGCTTTCCTTCTGTAGCTACAATGATACAGCACCAAATCGGAGCTACAAAAGCTGCGGCTATGGACCTTAGTGCTGCATGTGCCGGCTTTATGTATGGAATTGTAACAGCAAAGCAGTTCATCGAAGCGAGTGATTATAAGCATGTTCTCGTTGTAGGTGTAGAAAAATTGACAAAAGCAGTGGATTGGTCTGACCGTAATACAGCTGTTTTATTCGGTGATGGGGCTGGAGCGGCTGTTGTTAGCCAAGTATCAGAAGGCCGCGGCATTTTAGCTTTTGAGCTCGGAGCGGACGGTTCAGGACTAAAGCATTTGTATCAAAAAGATTATATCAAAATGAATGGCCGCGAAGTATTTAAGTTTGCTGTGCGCCAAATGGGAGAATCTTGTGTGAATGTGTTGGAAAAAGCGGGCCTTCAAAAGGAAGATGTCGATTTTTTGCTTCCTCATCAGGCAAATATCCGCATTATGGAAGCAGCACGTCAGCGGCTTGATCTGCCAAAAGAAAAAATGTCGGTTACTATTAATAAATATGGAAACACATCGTCTGCTTCCATCCCGCTCACTTTAATCGAAGAACTACAGGCAGGAAAAATTAAAGACGATGATCTATTAATCATGGTTGGATTCGGCGGCGGACTCACTTGGGGTGCAATTGCTATGAGATGGGGACGCTAATCTTATATAGTAATTGAATAAGTAGTACGAAGGAGTGGAAAGAGTGGAAAAACGAAGAGTAGTTATTACCGGGCTTGGAATTATCTCGCCTGTTGGAAATACAGTAGAAGAAGCATGGGCTAATATTTTAAGTGGAGTCAGCGGAGTTAAACCGTTAACTCGAGTAAATCCAGATGATTATCCGGTAAAGGTAGCTGCAGAGGTTACCGATTTTAATCCAGAAGACTTTATGGATAAAAGAGATGCCCGCAAAATGGACCGTTTTACACAATATGCGGTCGCTGCAGCAAAGATGGCTGTGAAAAATGCAGATTTAACCATTGATGAATCCAATGCAGATCGCATCGGTGTTTGGGTAGGTTCAGGGATTGGCGGCATGGAAACATTCGAAAATCAATTTAAAACGTTTCTCGACCGCGGCTATCGACGCGTCAGCCCGTTCTTTGTGCCGATGATGATTCCCGATATGGCAGCGGGACAAGTATCCATTTTCTTAGGCGCTAAAGGAGTGAATTCCTGTACAGT is from Bacillus sp. PK3_68 and encodes:
- a CDS encoding beta-ketoacyl-ACP synthase III, with the translated sequence MNAGIIGMGQFVPEKELTNFDLEKMMDTSDEWIRTRTGIESRRIAGDETDTSDMAVKAAQQAVENAGISPEEIDLIIVATVTPDYRFPSVATMIQHQIGATKAAAMDLSAACAGFMYGIVTAKQFIEASDYKHVLVVGVEKLTKAVDWSDRNTAVLFGDGAGAAVVSQVSEGRGILAFELGADGSGLKHLYQKDYIKMNGREVFKFAVRQMGESCVNVLEKAGLQKEDVDFLLPHQANIRIMEAARQRLDLPKEKMSVTINKYGNTSSASIPLTLIEELQAGKIKDDDLLIMVGFGGGLTWGAIAMRWGR